The Agarilytica rhodophyticola genome has a window encoding:
- the mce gene encoding methylmalonyl-CoA epimerase has translation MIVALDHIAIAVPDLEKAISRFAEDFGLEYHGREDVESAKTSTAFFPLPATSIELVHPLKGEGPIAKYLEKKPGGLHHLCFRSDNLEADVVRLQKKGYQFLSDTPQPGAHGCKVIFIHPKCCDGVLIELNQPSANAHL, from the coding sequence ATGATCGTAGCCTTAGACCATATCGCGATTGCGGTGCCAGACCTGGAAAAAGCAATATCTCGTTTCGCTGAAGATTTCGGTTTGGAATATCATGGTCGTGAAGATGTTGAGTCAGCGAAAACATCCACTGCCTTTTTTCCTTTGCCAGCCACCAGTATTGAGTTAGTTCACCCCCTTAAAGGCGAGGGACCGATTGCTAAGTACTTGGAGAAAAAACCTGGTGGCTTGCACCATTTGTGTTTTCGCTCTGATAACCTTGAAGCTGATGTTGTACGCTTACAAAAAAAAGGTTATCAGTTTTTAAGTGATACCCCTCAACCAGGAGCCCATGGTTGTAAAGTTATATTTATTCACCCGAAATGCTGTGACGGAGTTTTAATTGAACTGAACCAGCCATCTGCTAACGCCCATTTATAG